In Mercurialis annua linkage group LG6, ddMerAnnu1.2, whole genome shotgun sequence, the following are encoded in one genomic region:
- the LOC126687126 gene encoding uncharacterized protein LOC126687126 produces MSPALKSKSKSKDKAPEMASKDQQKTSSKSSGSTNNVSGSPASAYNPISGTFHTLEIPSGPSSPPYHDNGRFRNLDDNDEHSSGPHGTVSEYDSVSNNGSCSGESEDLKEKISNSSRQETLVGLDSEKRDKIRLKNEKKHQRQRERRAQELHDRCIELLMSRKLESLSQQLVAMGFSHDQATLALVMNEGKLEQSVNWLFEGNEEEARNKDTKPGSSSNLKIDISDELSRISAMEVGYKCSKQEVERAVIACKGDLVMAEESLHEQKQDPPVTLPNPEENVNGYTMKRTQEKSATSASITIQQRRNERDFNFTKSAIPVPTACLEPGTRNLQSLNQPKSLAEKRWLAGLSTSAASATMPSSMEVTAPPAKLEVRLGVSGNDGKSHQQIPREPVVMMQRPQYINSKLNQVPSITASPAVTAGWYSNNVPGVENTRSNGKLPPNQSMGALGLVHQYPEQFYHQASFKESSYPLNVPVDSTSSVGLGGSWSTVGNTYPLGVPYEPHSSYGTVNTSSPSLAAPSSLGLFTGVRSAGTLGTSSHVDWNTGGSTQVDYTSIDWSLDSNVATGEPSGLWLGISSLLRNTPGARMNSMNSSRMSGFRNGGAAKETASSAGLHEWTSPFAENDIFSLPRQFVNSPLP; encoded by the coding sequence ATGTCTCCGGCATTGAAATCCAAGAGTAAGTCAAAAGATAAAGCCCCTGAAATGGCTTCCAAGGATCAGCAAAAGACATCTTCTAAGTCTTCTGGGTCCACCAACAATGTAAGTGGTAGTCCAGCGAGTGCTTACAATCCCATATCTGGGACATTTCACACTCTAGAGATACCGTCTGGACCTTCTTCTCCACCTTATCATGATAATGgtcgttttagaaatttagatGACAATGATGAGCATTCTAGTGGTCCACATGGAACTGTTTCTGAGTATGATTCAGTTTCAAATAATGGCAGTTGCTCTGGTGAATCAGAAGATTTAAAAGAGAAGATATCTAATTCTTCTAGACAAGAAACTTTAGTTGGATTAGACAGTGAGAAGAGAGACAAAATCCGGTTAAAGAACGAGAAAAAGCATCAGCGCCAGAGAGAGAGGCGGGCTCAAGAGTTACATGACCGTTGCATTGAATTGCTGATGTCTAGAAAACTAGAATCTCTCTCGCAGCAGCTTGTCGCAATGGGATTTTCTCATGACCAGGCAACCTTAGCCCTTGTTATGAATGAGGGAAAGCTAGAGCAGTCAGTAAATTGGCTCTTTGAAGGGAATGAAGAGGAAGCTCGTAACAAGGACACTAAACCTGGAAGTAGcagtaatttaaaaatagatattaGTGATGAGCTTTCTCGGATCTCTGCGATGGAGGTGGGTTACAAATGCTCAAAGCAGGAGGTGGAAAGAGCTGTTATTGCATGTAAAGGTGATCTTGTGATGGCAGAAGAGAGCTTACACGAACAAAAGCAGGACCCACCAGTCACTCTTCCAAATCCCGAGGAGAATGTTAATGGCTATACTATGAAGAGAACACAAGAAAAGTCCGCGACATCAGCTTCAATTACAATACAACAGAGAAGAAATGAACGGGATTTTAACTTTACCAAATCAGCAATTCCAGTGCCTACAGCTTGTTTGGAACCTGGGACTCGAAATCTGCAATCTTTGAATCAGCCTAAGTCACTTGCAGAAAAGAGGTGGCTAGCAGGATTAAGCACTTCCGCTGCATCAGCGACTATGCCATCATCTATGGAAGTGACTGCCCCCCCAGCAAAATTGGAAGTCCGGCTTGGTGTTTCTGGAAATGATGGTAAAAGTCATCAGCAAATACCAAGGGAACCAGTAGTTATGATGCAGCGGCCCCAATATATTAATTCCAAGCTAAACCAAGTCCCTAGCATTACCGCCTCTCCTGCTGTAACAGCTGGATGGTACTCAAATAATGTACCAGGTGTTGAAAATACAAGGTCTAACGGTAAGTTACCTCCGAACCAGAGCATGGGCGCCCTTGGTTTAGTACATCAGTATCCTGAGCAATTCTACCATCAGGCATCATTTAAAGAAAGCTCGTATCCTTTAAACGTACCAGTGGATTCTACATCATCGGTAGGGTTGGGAGGTTCTTGGAGCACAGTGGGCAATACTTACCCGCTTGGAGTTCCATATGAGCCTCACAGTTCATATGGCACAGTGAATACAAGTTCGCCTTCACTAGCAGCTCCCTCCTCGCTTGGTCTATTTACTGGTGTGAGGTCCGCAGGAACTTTAGGTACATCGTCGCATGTGGATTGGAACACCGGAGGCTCGACGCAGGTGGACTACACCTCTATAGATTGGAGTTTGGATTCAAATGTAGCGACTGGCGAGCCTAGTGGGTTGTGGCTAGGCATTTCTTCGTTGTTGAGGAATACACCCGGCGCAAGGATGAACAGTATGAATAGTTCCCGCATGTCAGGGTTCCGTAATGGTGGGGCAGCTAAAGAAACGGCATCTTCCGCTGGATTACATGAGTGGACGTCTCCTTTTGCGGAGAATGATATATTTAGTTTGCCTAGGCAGTTTGTGAACTCTCCACTTCCATAG
- the LOC126687125 gene encoding structural maintenance of chromosomes flexible hinge domain-containing protein GMI1 isoform X2, producing the protein MKYPDIRQLQCRLKDIYFPYIQCDDPSNKGKTVTPITFQVNGVDLAEVEGGEVSITNLHSCNGSGFVFQLHFSVKQDMDGTRTPGKCSKASQKANAQLKCFYFPIVEGKESIENILGRLKDEGCGIPENFETFSRVSVRRLGRLLPDARWARLPFMEFNQKKGDRAHLLKRFCSRVKCFIETDAGFSPTPSKTDLAHHNPFTSALKNFGSKKLDKEKEVNIQIFRDGKLLSPLVFEKEYQEWIFQMHEYDQEVDSGEDDAVLVVNPTNKKGLGIASDVVRVHQGLKRKGAFWKSGQKIKILKGACPGVQKTNIYATIEYLLIEGFQGDAGGDARIICRPLDVADDDGCTLAVKDGNASLNIHRSLSLPISVVDSGKCIAVDTAEWNNQLEKQRMKAPSIIDFLSAEHCRELEVNGALPFSATVDAGQVPPSEIVAVVRPASFISSNTSNNLDQKYIVKSNSEMSMGVQFRRDTKDRCVEPIYSTRITSSCRKGIGGLYIFSLVPILSRLFRESGVYTFSFSLVGSSVEDFKKSVKVRASSAVGKWKLLHDNGSRPCTMRVGSAFQTLGIACYDKFGNRMPFVSLPAVTVKLNFHTGLSYDIDNVKTRLSSDKLTLEVKELLIESARLDEIRPNYEATLLICPQDNLATLSVQCKVVPGSLDHVVVNPPLLEKQLLPGFVVKELLLEMFDKYGNHVRSGLGVQLNLDGFQILDQIGSNRKVDDKGCIDLSGLLKVTAGYGKTDSILLHSAVSISVSSNDRVILKEEFQTGKRELRLASNMPESLVAGSQLENVEFQVVDSVGDVDETIHDEEKFSQSHTLKIISNTFDSVGIQYTFRFGCATVPVIPVPANEGNYSFTAAHTRYPELQLSFNVSVTENLDYNEFQSPCSDRQVLLLQDSASLKHLGNLTPHDNEGNLMLSIVNTGQPLQDEIGKYGERIGDYEKKLKLLDDMKLDRESSLSKLQASIGPEEFSYMSSVSTKEEITEQIKSRSHSAAAKICSLSIDFPFQESQNHFMQDIVGLVALLGTVGKKGLSRVLAEYLGEDQMLAVVCRSYEAATALEKFITSEKSTSGRFLVISLEDLRVYRYVEEDAPQRTLAFPEPMLPSGNAPPGFEGYAVNMIHLDMEIRSGGHRLRETLFYQLLGELQVYKSKEHMNNARACITQGAVSLDGGIIRENGIISLGYGNPEICFPVEMDLSLEMIEVKLQIAELREQLQEIAKSIEKVSRLHEKAMRKFKKRSAQFENFIGSLDQTKTEPN; encoded by the exons atgaaatatccGGACATACGTCAACTCCAATGTAGGTTGAAGGACATCTACTTTCCGTATATTCAG TGTGATGACCCATCCAACAAAGGGAAGACTGTTACACCAATTACTTTCCAG GTTAATGGTGTTGATTTAGCTGAGGTTGAAGGTGGGGAGGTCTCAATTACTAATTTGCACTCTTGCAATGGCTCTGGATTTGTATTCCAGCTGCATTTTAGTGTCAAACAAGATATGGACGGAACCAGAACTCCAGGAAAAT GTTCAAAGGCATCTCAAAAAGCTAATGCACAACTGAAGTGTTTTTATTTTCCCATTGTTGAG GGGAAGGAGAGTATCGAGAACATTTTAGGCAGGCTGAAAGATGAAGGTTGTGGAATTCCCGAAAATTTTGAGACCTTTTCGCGAGTCTCAGTTCGGCGGCTTGGTCGTCTACTTCCAGATGCCCGCTGG GCACGCCTTCCTTTTATGGAATTCAATCAGAAAAAGGGAGATAGGGCTCACTTGTTAAAGAGATTTTGCTCAAGAGTTAAATGTTTTATTG AAACTGATGCGGGTTTCAGTCCCACTCCTTCTAAG ACTGATTTAGCACATCATAATCCTTTTACTAGTGCTTTGAAGAACTTTGGTAGCAAGAAGCTTGATAAAGAGAAAG AAGTCAATATTCAAATTTTCCGAGATGGTAAACTGTTAAGTCCTTTAGTATTTGAAAAGGAGTATCAAGAATGGATTTTTCAAATGCACGAGTATGATCAAGAAGTTGACTCCGGTGAGGATGATGCAGTGCTTGTTGTCAACCCGACAAACAAAAAGGGGCTTGGGATTGCTTCTGATG TTGTGAGAGTTCATCAGGGTTTGAAGAGGAAAGGTGCATTTTGGAAATCtggtcaaaaaataaaaattcttaagGGTGCTTGTCCAGGAGTTCAGAAAACCAACATATATGCAACAATAGAATATCTTCTGATTGAAGGATTCCAAGGAGATGCTGGTG GGGACGCTCGAATAATATGCAG ACCGCTGGATGTTGCGGATGATGATGGCTGCACCCTTGCAGTGAAAGATGGGAATGCCAGTTTGAATATCCATAGGTCTTTGTCACTACCTATTAGTGTGGttgattctggaaag TGCATAGCTGTTGATACTGCCGAGTGGAATAATCAACTTGAGAAGCAACGTATGAAAGCTCCCTCTATTATTGATTTTCTGAGTGCAGAACATTGTCGCGAACTGGAAGTTAATGGG GCATTACCTTTTAGTGCTACCGTTGATGCTGGACAAGTTCCTCCATCTGAAATAGTGGCAGTTGTTCGGCCAGCCAGTTTCATTTCTTCTAATACTTCAAACAATTTGGATCAGAAGTATATTGTTAAAAGTAACTCAGAAATGTCTATGGGAGTTCAATTCAGAAGAGACACTAAGGACCGCTGTGTAGAGCCTATATACTCTACCCGCATAACTTCGTCATGTCGTAAAGGAATTGGtggtttatatattttttcactGGTCCCGATATTATCCAGATTATTTCGAGAATCAGGTGTCTATACATTTTCCTTCTCACTT GTTGGTTCGAGTGTTGAGGATTTTAAGAAAAGTGTGAAAGTTAGGGCATCTTCAGCTGTGGGGAAATGGAAACTCTTACATGACAATGGTAGTCGGCCATGTACTATGAG GGTTGGTTCAGCTTTTCAAACACTAGGTATTGCATGTTATGACAAATTTGGCAATAGGATGCCATTTGTATCACTTCCAGCAGTGACTGTCAAACTAAATTTTCATACTGGCCTGAGCTATGATATAGATAACGTTAAGACACGTCTATCTTCTGATAAGTTGACTCTAGAAGTAAAG GAACTGCTGATTGAAAGCGCCAGGTTGGATGAAATACGGCCGAATTATGAAGCAACTTTGCTGATATGCCCCCAAGATAACTTGGCTACACTCTCTGTTCAATGTAAAG TCGTTCCGGGGTCATTGGATCATGTTGTAGTCAATCCACCATTATTGGAAAAACAATTGCTTCCAGGTTTTGTGGTCAAGGAGTTGTTATTAGAG ATGTTTGATAAATATGGTAATCATGTTAGAAGCGGCTTAGGAGTTCAACTGAACTTGGATGGCTTTCAAATCCTTGACCAAATAGGTTCAAACCGTAAG GTGGATGATAAAGGATGCATTGACCTCAGTGGTCTCCTGAAAGTGACAGCAGGTTATGGAAAGACAG ACAGCATTCTGTTGCACTCTGCAGTGTCAATTTCAGTTTCATCTAATGACAGAGTCATTCTGAAGGAAGAATTTCAAACTGGCAAGAGGGAGCTGAGACTGGCATCAAAT ATGCCCGAATCTTTAGTTGCTGGTTCTCAGCTGGAAAATGTGGAATTTCAAGTTGTCGACTCTGTGGGTGATGTTGATGAAACAATTCATGATGAAGAGAAATTTAGCCAATCTcatacattaaaaataatttcaaatacatttGATTCAGTTGGCATCCAGTATACTTTCAGATTTGGATGTGCCACTGTACCTGTTATTCCCGTACCTGCAAATGAAGGAAACTATAGCTTCACAGCTGCTCACACCCGTTATCCAGAATTACAATTGAGTTTCAATGTGTCTGTCACAGAAAATCTGGACTATAATGAATTTCAGTCTCCTTGTTCAGATAGACAGGTCTTACTGCTCCAGGATTCGGCATCGCTTAAGCATTTAGGAAATTTGACTCCACATGACAATGAAGGAAACTTAATGCTGTCTATCGTAAACACTGGGCAG CCTCTTCAGGATGAGATTGGCAAGTACGGTGAGCGAATTGGAGACTATGAAAAGAAACTAAAATTGCTTGATGATATGAAGCTTGATCGTGAATCAAGCTTATCAAAGCTGCAAG CTTCTATTGGACCTGAAGAGTTCAGTTATATGAGCTCTGTATCAACAAAGGAGGAAATTACAGAACAAATTAAGAGCAGGAGTCATTCTGCAGCTGCCAAGATTTGCAGTCTTTCCATAGATTTTCCATTTCAGGAATCTCAGAATCATTTCATGCAGGACATAGTTGGTTTGGTTGCTTTACTTGGAACAGTTGGCAAAAAGGGATTAAGCAG GGTATTAGCAGAGTACTTGGGTGAAGATCAAATGCTTGCCGTCGTTTGTCGTTCCTATGAAGCTGCTACTGCTCTCGAGAAATTCATAACTTCTGAAAAATCTACCTCTGGCCGATTTCTGGTTATAAGCCTTGAGGATTTGAG GGTTTACAGATATGTGGAAGAGGATGCACCACAGAGAACATTAGCCTTTCCCGAGCCTATGTTGCCAAGTGGGAATGCACCTCCTGGTTTCGAGGGGTATGCAGTGAATATGATCCATTTAGATATGGAGATCAGAAGTGGCGGGCATCGTCTGAGAGAGACGTTGTTCTACCAACTTCTTGGTGAGCTCCAAGTTTATAAGAGCAAGGAGCATATGAACAATGCTCGCGCTTGTATTACACAAGGTGCTGTCTCTCTAGATGGTGGAATTATAAGGGAGAATGGAATTATTTCTCTTGGTTATGG GAACCCCGAAATTTGTTTTCCTGTCGAAATGGATCTTTCTCTAGAAATGATTGAGGTGAAGCTGCAAATTGCAGAACTGAGGGAACAGTTGCAAGAGATTGCGAAGTCAATAGAGAAGGTGAGTAGATTGCACGAGAAAGCTATGAGAAAGTTCAAGAAGAGAAGTGCCcagtttgaaaattttattggtaGTTTGGACCAGACCAAAACTGAGCCTAACTAA
- the LOC126687125 gene encoding structural maintenance of chromosomes flexible hinge domain-containing protein GMI1 isoform X1, translating to MDARGKKRQLEEEEEQDKRYKFKILLPDGMTVELSLINPGSEMKFQEFMTRVKNEYISLKRRQETKIKRPVNWNGENVYLEDVNDNKFRSRINFGYFKPYKCHFLKFYDGSAVDIDHLYQNMWDLTPDTDLLTELPEEYTFVAALADLIDNSLQAVWSNGKNDRRLIRVDVMEDKISIFDSGPGMDNSDENSIVKWGKMGASLHRSFKAKAVGGEPPYLMPYFGMFGYGGPIASMHLGRRALVSSKTKESRKVYTLHLEREALLSKSRTELTWRTNGGMRNPSAKEIEESSQGSFTKVEILEIKMKYPDIRQLQCRLKDIYFPYIQCDDPSNKGKTVTPITFQVNGVDLAEVEGGEVSITNLHSCNGSGFVFQLHFSVKQDMDGTRTPGKCSKASQKANAQLKCFYFPIVEGKESIENILGRLKDEGCGIPENFETFSRVSVRRLGRLLPDARWARLPFMEFNQKKGDRAHLLKRFCSRVKCFIETDAGFSPTPSKTDLAHHNPFTSALKNFGSKKLDKEKEVNIQIFRDGKLLSPLVFEKEYQEWIFQMHEYDQEVDSGEDDAVLVVNPTNKKGLGIASDVVRVHQGLKRKGAFWKSGQKIKILKGACPGVQKTNIYATIEYLLIEGFQGDAGGDARIICRPLDVADDDGCTLAVKDGNASLNIHRSLSLPISVVDSGKCIAVDTAEWNNQLEKQRMKAPSIIDFLSAEHCRELEVNGALPFSATVDAGQVPPSEIVAVVRPASFISSNTSNNLDQKYIVKSNSEMSMGVQFRRDTKDRCVEPIYSTRITSSCRKGIGGLYIFSLVPILSRLFRESGVYTFSFSLVGSSVEDFKKSVKVRASSAVGKWKLLHDNGSRPCTMRVGSAFQTLGIACYDKFGNRMPFVSLPAVTVKLNFHTGLSYDIDNVKTRLSSDKLTLEVKELLIESARLDEIRPNYEATLLICPQDNLATLSVQCKVVPGSLDHVVVNPPLLEKQLLPGFVVKELLLEMFDKYGNHVRSGLGVQLNLDGFQILDQIGSNRKVDDKGCIDLSGLLKVTAGYGKTDSILLHSAVSISVSSNDRVILKEEFQTGKRELRLASNMPESLVAGSQLENVEFQVVDSVGDVDETIHDEEKFSQSHTLKIISNTFDSVGIQYTFRFGCATVPVIPVPANEGNYSFTAAHTRYPELQLSFNVSVTENLDYNEFQSPCSDRQVLLLQDSASLKHLGNLTPHDNEGNLMLSIVNTGQPLQDEIGKYGERIGDYEKKLKLLDDMKLDRESSLSKLQASIGPEEFSYMSSVSTKEEITEQIKSRSHSAAAKICSLSIDFPFQESQNHFMQDIVGLVALLGTVGKKGLSRVLAEYLGEDQMLAVVCRSYEAATALEKFITSEKSTSGRFLVISLEDLRVYRYVEEDAPQRTLAFPEPMLPSGNAPPGFEGYAVNMIHLDMEIRSGGHRLRETLFYQLLGELQVYKSKEHMNNARACITQGAVSLDGGIIRENGIISLGYGNPEICFPVEMDLSLEMIEVKLQIAELREQLQEIAKSIEKVSRLHEKAMRKFKKRSAQFENFIGSLDQTKTEPN from the exons ATGGATGCCAGGGGTAAAAAGAGGCAGCTAGAGGAGGAAGAAGAGCAGGATAAACGCTATAAGTTTAAGATATTATTACCTGATGGAATGACTGTAGAGTTATCACTGATAAACCCTGGCAGTGAGATGAAGTTTCAGGAATTTATGACACGTGTGAAAAATGAGTACATTTCATTGAAGAGACGTCAGGAAACAAAGATTAAGAGACCTGTGAATTGGAATGGAGAAAATGTGTACCTAGAGGATGTTAATGACAATAAGTTTAGAAGCAGGATTAATTTTGGTTATTTCAAGCCTTACAAATGTCATTTTTTGAAGTTTTAT GATGGGTCTGCTGTTGATATTGATCACTTGTATCAG AATATGTGGGATTTGACTCCTGATACTGATCTACTAACAGAGTTACCAGAGGAATATACTTTTGTAGCTGCGCTTGCAGACTTGATT GATAATTCCTTGCAAGCAGTTTGGTCGAATGGTAAAAATGATAGGAGATTGATCAG AGTTGACGTTATGGAGGATAAGATTTCAATCTTTGATAGTGGTCCCGGAATGGATAATAGTGATGAAAATTCTATAGTAAAGTG GGGAAAGATGGGTGCCTCACTTCACAGATCATTTAAGGCGAAGGCAGTAGGCGGTGAACCGCCGTACTTAATG CCCTATTTTGGCATGTTTGGATATGGAGGACCTATTGCATCTATGCATTTGGGGAG GCGTGCATTAGTGTCTTCTAAGACAAAAGAGTCAAGAAAAGTGTATACCCTACATCTTGAGAGAGAAGCTTTACTTAGCAAGTCCCGTACAGAACTAACTTGGAGG aCTAATGGAGGAATGAGGAATCCTTCGGCAAAGGAGATTGAAGAATCTTCCCAAGGAAGCTTTACAAAG GTTGAGATATTggagattaaaatgaaatatccGGACATACGTCAACTCCAATGTAGGTTGAAGGACATCTACTTTCCGTATATTCAG TGTGATGACCCATCCAACAAAGGGAAGACTGTTACACCAATTACTTTCCAG GTTAATGGTGTTGATTTAGCTGAGGTTGAAGGTGGGGAGGTCTCAATTACTAATTTGCACTCTTGCAATGGCTCTGGATTTGTATTCCAGCTGCATTTTAGTGTCAAACAAGATATGGACGGAACCAGAACTCCAGGAAAAT GTTCAAAGGCATCTCAAAAAGCTAATGCACAACTGAAGTGTTTTTATTTTCCCATTGTTGAG GGGAAGGAGAGTATCGAGAACATTTTAGGCAGGCTGAAAGATGAAGGTTGTGGAATTCCCGAAAATTTTGAGACCTTTTCGCGAGTCTCAGTTCGGCGGCTTGGTCGTCTACTTCCAGATGCCCGCTGG GCACGCCTTCCTTTTATGGAATTCAATCAGAAAAAGGGAGATAGGGCTCACTTGTTAAAGAGATTTTGCTCAAGAGTTAAATGTTTTATTG AAACTGATGCGGGTTTCAGTCCCACTCCTTCTAAG ACTGATTTAGCACATCATAATCCTTTTACTAGTGCTTTGAAGAACTTTGGTAGCAAGAAGCTTGATAAAGAGAAAG AAGTCAATATTCAAATTTTCCGAGATGGTAAACTGTTAAGTCCTTTAGTATTTGAAAAGGAGTATCAAGAATGGATTTTTCAAATGCACGAGTATGATCAAGAAGTTGACTCCGGTGAGGATGATGCAGTGCTTGTTGTCAACCCGACAAACAAAAAGGGGCTTGGGATTGCTTCTGATG TTGTGAGAGTTCATCAGGGTTTGAAGAGGAAAGGTGCATTTTGGAAATCtggtcaaaaaataaaaattcttaagGGTGCTTGTCCAGGAGTTCAGAAAACCAACATATATGCAACAATAGAATATCTTCTGATTGAAGGATTCCAAGGAGATGCTGGTG GGGACGCTCGAATAATATGCAG ACCGCTGGATGTTGCGGATGATGATGGCTGCACCCTTGCAGTGAAAGATGGGAATGCCAGTTTGAATATCCATAGGTCTTTGTCACTACCTATTAGTGTGGttgattctggaaag TGCATAGCTGTTGATACTGCCGAGTGGAATAATCAACTTGAGAAGCAACGTATGAAAGCTCCCTCTATTATTGATTTTCTGAGTGCAGAACATTGTCGCGAACTGGAAGTTAATGGG GCATTACCTTTTAGTGCTACCGTTGATGCTGGACAAGTTCCTCCATCTGAAATAGTGGCAGTTGTTCGGCCAGCCAGTTTCATTTCTTCTAATACTTCAAACAATTTGGATCAGAAGTATATTGTTAAAAGTAACTCAGAAATGTCTATGGGAGTTCAATTCAGAAGAGACACTAAGGACCGCTGTGTAGAGCCTATATACTCTACCCGCATAACTTCGTCATGTCGTAAAGGAATTGGtggtttatatattttttcactGGTCCCGATATTATCCAGATTATTTCGAGAATCAGGTGTCTATACATTTTCCTTCTCACTT GTTGGTTCGAGTGTTGAGGATTTTAAGAAAAGTGTGAAAGTTAGGGCATCTTCAGCTGTGGGGAAATGGAAACTCTTACATGACAATGGTAGTCGGCCATGTACTATGAG GGTTGGTTCAGCTTTTCAAACACTAGGTATTGCATGTTATGACAAATTTGGCAATAGGATGCCATTTGTATCACTTCCAGCAGTGACTGTCAAACTAAATTTTCATACTGGCCTGAGCTATGATATAGATAACGTTAAGACACGTCTATCTTCTGATAAGTTGACTCTAGAAGTAAAG GAACTGCTGATTGAAAGCGCCAGGTTGGATGAAATACGGCCGAATTATGAAGCAACTTTGCTGATATGCCCCCAAGATAACTTGGCTACACTCTCTGTTCAATGTAAAG TCGTTCCGGGGTCATTGGATCATGTTGTAGTCAATCCACCATTATTGGAAAAACAATTGCTTCCAGGTTTTGTGGTCAAGGAGTTGTTATTAGAG ATGTTTGATAAATATGGTAATCATGTTAGAAGCGGCTTAGGAGTTCAACTGAACTTGGATGGCTTTCAAATCCTTGACCAAATAGGTTCAAACCGTAAG GTGGATGATAAAGGATGCATTGACCTCAGTGGTCTCCTGAAAGTGACAGCAGGTTATGGAAAGACAG ACAGCATTCTGTTGCACTCTGCAGTGTCAATTTCAGTTTCATCTAATGACAGAGTCATTCTGAAGGAAGAATTTCAAACTGGCAAGAGGGAGCTGAGACTGGCATCAAAT ATGCCCGAATCTTTAGTTGCTGGTTCTCAGCTGGAAAATGTGGAATTTCAAGTTGTCGACTCTGTGGGTGATGTTGATGAAACAATTCATGATGAAGAGAAATTTAGCCAATCTcatacattaaaaataatttcaaatacatttGATTCAGTTGGCATCCAGTATACTTTCAGATTTGGATGTGCCACTGTACCTGTTATTCCCGTACCTGCAAATGAAGGAAACTATAGCTTCACAGCTGCTCACACCCGTTATCCAGAATTACAATTGAGTTTCAATGTGTCTGTCACAGAAAATCTGGACTATAATGAATTTCAGTCTCCTTGTTCAGATAGACAGGTCTTACTGCTCCAGGATTCGGCATCGCTTAAGCATTTAGGAAATTTGACTCCACATGACAATGAAGGAAACTTAATGCTGTCTATCGTAAACACTGGGCAG CCTCTTCAGGATGAGATTGGCAAGTACGGTGAGCGAATTGGAGACTATGAAAAGAAACTAAAATTGCTTGATGATATGAAGCTTGATCGTGAATCAAGCTTATCAAAGCTGCAAG CTTCTATTGGACCTGAAGAGTTCAGTTATATGAGCTCTGTATCAACAAAGGAGGAAATTACAGAACAAATTAAGAGCAGGAGTCATTCTGCAGCTGCCAAGATTTGCAGTCTTTCCATAGATTTTCCATTTCAGGAATCTCAGAATCATTTCATGCAGGACATAGTTGGTTTGGTTGCTTTACTTGGAACAGTTGGCAAAAAGGGATTAAGCAG GGTATTAGCAGAGTACTTGGGTGAAGATCAAATGCTTGCCGTCGTTTGTCGTTCCTATGAAGCTGCTACTGCTCTCGAGAAATTCATAACTTCTGAAAAATCTACCTCTGGCCGATTTCTGGTTATAAGCCTTGAGGATTTGAG GGTTTACAGATATGTGGAAGAGGATGCACCACAGAGAACATTAGCCTTTCCCGAGCCTATGTTGCCAAGTGGGAATGCACCTCCTGGTTTCGAGGGGTATGCAGTGAATATGATCCATTTAGATATGGAGATCAGAAGTGGCGGGCATCGTCTGAGAGAGACGTTGTTCTACCAACTTCTTGGTGAGCTCCAAGTTTATAAGAGCAAGGAGCATATGAACAATGCTCGCGCTTGTATTACACAAGGTGCTGTCTCTCTAGATGGTGGAATTATAAGGGAGAATGGAATTATTTCTCTTGGTTATGG GAACCCCGAAATTTGTTTTCCTGTCGAAATGGATCTTTCTCTAGAAATGATTGAGGTGAAGCTGCAAATTGCAGAACTGAGGGAACAGTTGCAAGAGATTGCGAAGTCAATAGAGAAGGTGAGTAGATTGCACGAGAAAGCTATGAGAAAGTTCAAGAAGAGAAGTGCCcagtttgaaaattttattggtaGTTTGGACCAGACCAAAACTGAGCCTAACTAA